A genome region from Trichoderma asperellum chromosome 7, complete sequence includes the following:
- a CDS encoding uncharacterized protein (EggNog:ENOG41) — MAPQLLHLPDGQTFTVTPVFAGLGFKSHEMNMHPNAFPIGWNVVLHTEEEVESPFEPYERRRRSDADEAAALATEGDVDDDNDDFSNKSRSSRPSSSRTKTRVHPFVRPTLHNDTLFISSISNPSNSDFKPAASPTRQIAMMMWVTLYWYFHQPKPSAQLDVPAARDTPADAKPRGEWRINIKRDGVLRGRNLIPKLERMGLIAAADSACGTSLDDCGDEWARMFVTQRMFWQIPGHLFLFTLQPNHRSFSSVPGSPVASRPSSPIHSESSMSHYLSMDSLARLDNDLPGGPMPTSIPPAHTITVPMGPFYSSSHLPTYFPPPPLQYTFTDGVRHPVRPKPHRMGEIFYSRFVPSVGRYLSLRVASTSTKPVPYLGPIGSKPQEHVHLTSLTDMQLLQTWMSKPRVSEFWGEYKPGFLEGVLQKRHSFPVIASWDGIPFGYFEIYWVKEDILGRHLATGAGDFDRGIHVFIGEEWARGKVPFWLTSLVHWCFIADNRTMSVSLEPRVDNARMMRHLDEAGFGKERQISFPHKQSWHVRLWRDAWEGPAL, encoded by the exons ATGgcgccgcagctgctgcatctgccgGACGGCCAGACCTTCACCGTCACGCCCGTCTTCGCCGGCCTGGGCTTCAAGAGCCACGAGATGAACATGCACCCCAACGCCTTCCCCATCGGCTGGAACGTCGTGCTGCACaccgaggaggaggtcgAGTCGCCCTTTGAGCCCTAcgagcgccgccgccgcagcgaCGCCGACGAGGCCGCCGCGCTCGCCACCGAGGGCGACgtcgacgacgacaacgacGACTTCAGCAACAAGAGCCGGTCGTCGcggccgtcgtcgtcgcgcACAAAGACGCGCGTGCACCCCTTTGTGCGGCCGACGCTGCACAACGACACGCTCTTCATCTCGTCCATCTCGAACCCGTCCAACTCCGACTTCAAGCCCGCCGCCAGCCCCACGCGCCAGATCGCCATGATGATGTGGGTGACGCTGTACTGGTACTTCCACCAGCCCAAGCCCAGCGCCCAGCTCGACGTGCCCGCCGCCAGAGACACGCCCGCCGACGCAAAGCCCCGCGGCGAGTGGCGCATCAACATCAAGCGCGACGGCGTGCTGCGCGGCCGCAACCTGATCCCCAAGCTGGAGCGCATGGGCCTgattgccgccgccgactcGGCCTGCGGCACCAGCCTCGACGACTGCGGCGACGAGTGGGCGCGCATGTTTGTCACCCAGCGCATGTTCTGGCAGATCCCCGGCCACCTGTTCCTCTTCACGCTGCAGCCGAACCATCGGTCCTTCTCGTCCGTGCCTGGGTCGCCGGTGGCTAGTCGTCCCAGCTCGCCCATTCACAGCGAGTCGTCCATGAGCCACTACCTGTCCATGGACAGCCTCGCGCGCCTGGACAACGACCTGCCTGGCGGGCCCATGCCCACGAGCATCCCGCCGGCGCACACCATCACCGTCCCCATGGGGCCCTTTTACTCGTCCTCGCATCTCCCGACGTActtcccccctcctccgCTGCAGTACACCTTTACAGATGGCGTTCGACACCCGGTACGGCCGAAACCCCATAGGATGGGGGAGATTTTCTACTCGCGCTTTGTGCCTAGTGTTGGTCGGTACTTGTCTCTGCGGGTTGCCTCGACGTCGACGAAGCCAGTCCCCTACTTGGGCCCCATTGGATCTAAGCCCCAGGAACACGTACACTTGACGTCTTTGACAGACATGCAGCTCCTGCAAACATGGATGTCAAAACCCCGAGTCAGCGAGTTCTGGGGCGAATACAAACCGGGCTTCCTAGAGGGCGTCCTACAGAAGCGACACTCGTTCCCCGTCATCGCTTCATGGGACGGCATCCCCTTTGGCTATTTTGAGATTTACTGGGTGAAGGAGGACATTCTTGGTCGACACCTGGCCACGGGCGCGGGCGACTTTGATCGCGGCATACACGTCTTCATTGGCGAGGAGTGGGCGAGGGGGAAAGTGCCTTTTTGGCTGACGAGTCTTGTGCACTGGTGCTTTATTGCGGATAATCGGACGATGAGCGTGTCGCTGGAGCCGCGGGTTGATAATGCTAG AATGATGCGACACCTCGACGAAGCAGGCTTTGGAAAAGAGAGGCAGATTTCCTTTCCGCATAAACAGTCGTGGCATGTAAGGCTGTGGCGGGACGCTTGGGAAGGGCCAGCGTTGTAA
- a CDS encoding uncharacterized protein (TransMembrane:2 (i311-331o343-362i)), translating to MFGASARSSLGVLPLISRSQALPRAHQWLKPSIQQRFHTPIRNFSTSRGLYEDGSKRKSKHLHEKGQEADEEDGRRHGAQKKADDRPWHRLSGSKQYKETSPDPSGGDESKGRVLTTPTRLLKLILPIPFHPEQDTINESEDESYKKKGERVEPLALLVHPQQPLSYLERLIQAEIPPLLVRGREKLPDIIFRAEADHQEFPGRSGERGKSNVATYSGLGREGPTKDKEANWVRWSGSTEVGDFIRDAARGREFAINIEGFNQELRVAVPSFKDRTYYMRLQLRRMSKDIDQMSKIKSECDLLAHKGAHRLAQGGFAALAGWWGVVYYVTFHTEFGWDLVEPITYLAGLATIMGGYLWFLFISRDLSYKAAMNITVSRRQHALYQERGFDPQKWEHLVHEANTLRREIKAAAVEYGYDWDEMKDLGGEEVKEILEKERNGKKKDRDDDDVGVDDETIQQSKKTREEPSRS from the exons ATGTTTGGGGCCAGCGCGCGATCAAGCCTCGGCGTCTTGCCGCTGATTTCTAGGTCGCAGGCACTGCCAAGAGCGCATCAATGGCTCAAGCCAAGCATCCAGCAACGATTTCACACGCCTATAAGAAACTTTTCGACGTCGCGGGGGCTGTATGAGGACGGGTCGAAGAGGAAATCGAAGCACTTGCACGAAAAAGGCCAGGAggcggatgaggaagatggcaGACGCCATGGAGCGCAGAAAAAGGCTGACGACAGGCCCTGGCACCGATTGAGCGGCAGCAAACAGTACAAAGAGACGTCGCCAGATCCATCTGGAGGAGACGAGTCAAAAG GACGGGTTCTTACAACGCCGACTCGCTTGTTGAAGCTCATACTGCCCATTCCATTCCACCCCGAGCAGGACACGATTAATGAATCGGAAGACGAAAgctacaaaaaaaagggagaaagggTAGAgccgctggcgctgctggtgcatCCCCAGCAGCCGCTTTCCTACCTTGAGCGGTTGATACAGGCAGAGATACCTCCATTGCTGGTCCGTGGCCGCGAAAAGCTGCCTGATATCATCTTTCGAGCTGAGGCCGATCACCAGGAGTTCCCAGGGAGATCGGGAGAACGCGGCAAGAGCAATGTGGCGACGTATTCAGGACTGGGCCGCGAGGGTCCCACAAAGGACAAGGAGGCGAACTGGGTTCGATGGAGTGGCAGCACCGAGGTTGGAGACTTCATTCGAGATGCAGCCCGTGGGCGCGAGTTTGCGATTAATATCGAGGGCTTCAACCAGGAGCTTCGTGTGGCGGTGCCCAGCTTCAAGGATCGGACGTATTACATGCGATTGCAGCTTCGGCGGATGTCGAAAGACATTGACCAAATGAGTAAAATCAAATCCGAGTGCGATCTGTTGGCGCACAAGGGGGCGCACCGCTTGGCCCAGGGAGGCTTCGCGGCTCTCGCCGGCTGGTGGGGGGTTGTCTACTATGTGACGTTCCATACCGAGTTTGGATGGGATCTGGTAGAGCCGATCACGTACCTGGCTGGACTGGCGACTATCATGGGTGGTTACTTGTGGTTCCTGTTCATCAGCCGAGATCTGAGCTACAAGGCCGCGATGAACATTACGGTATCACGGCGGCAGCATGCGTTGTACCAGGAGCGAGGGTTTGATCCTCAGAAGTGGGAGCATCTGGTGCACGAGGCGAACACGCTGCGTCGAGAGATTAAGGCCGCGGCGGTGGAGTACGGCTATGACTGGGATGAGATGAAGGATctgggaggagaggaggtgAAGGAGATattggagaaggagaggaatgggaagaagaaggacagagatgacgatgacgttGGAGTTGACGACGAGACGATACAGCAGTCGAAGAAGACCAGAGAGGAGCCAAGCCGGAGCTAA
- a CDS encoding uncharacterized protein (BUSCO:EOG092D07BL~MEROPS:MER0042827) yields MPYEVLVGGSCYTAPDAQKLRELINKSSPSKVKDIQGQWIYYVNLQVSSHDTLEQVEELLHDVKGWGLASETAGNAMTIYATPRYISPWSSKATSIAHVCGLRERVLRIERGRRISIEFEEALPEGGDAAFRDVLHDRMTELFTPQAPSLVQMFESKSSSPLVAVDIFADKEDPMRILREYNLKMGLSLDDSEMQYLVDTFTKLGRPPHDVELFMFAQVNSEHCRHKVFNSAWTIDGVDQDKSLFEMIRTTHKTTPDFTVSAYSDNAAVIEGDHANVWAPDYSTGSWKLIPEVVHILTKVETHNHPTAISPFPGAATGSGGEIRDEGAVGRGSTTKAGLSGFWVSDLLIPDNKAPWEADIGRPRHYASSLDIMLEAPIGSARFNNEFGRPALAGCFRTLLTPEDANDSSDLSDVANWRGYHKPIMIAGGMGTVRPQHAEKEQRHVREGAHVIVLGGPAMLIGLGGGAASSSDSAESNADLDFASVQRGNPEMERRAQMVINTCTALGDQNPIGMIHDVGAGGLSNALPELVKDAGFGGKFELRQVESMDQSMSPLEIWCNEAQERYVLLINADGMNRFTSICRRERCGFSDVGTVISKDEHGATSLILTDRESKEYPRPIDLPMDALFPPKRLLKRDVVSKKPNLLPFNALASLQKAYGELSGADLFKKAVERVFLMPAVGSKSFLITIGDRTVGGLTVRDQMVGPWQTPVADVAVTATSFHLDTKQKTGEAMAMGEKPTLALIDPAASARMAIAESLMNIGAADVTADLRRVKLSANWMAAVNHAGEGAALYEAVQAAMEMCTRLKVSIPVGKDSTSMKASWKDGEESKNVTAPVSVVISAFSTVREIRSTWTPQLRRVEDVGETALMFVDLAEGRRAMGGSALAQSLGAIGDKAPDMKNFDLITDYFDALSQLHRSGVVLAYHDRSDGGLIATVAEMMFAGRCGVDMMLDGISKSGNPEDIIDAMFNEEIGAVFQIRAEDEINFKRCFATCGPPPGLIRKFGVVRTTGKQNLNIRYGGTTFTTLDRTEMQQWWSKTSFEMQKIRDNSACAESEFSTIADSTDPGLSYKLSFNPAENILPLTSSITGFFGKTHRVAILREQGVNGYAELAYAFKAAGFEPIDVHMTDILDGRSLADFTGLAAPGGFSYGDVLGAGQGWAKSILMHDNTRREFAAFFKRPDTFALGVCNGCQMLTRIKELIPGAKDWPNFVDNTSEQFEARYSMVKVQVDKSKPSVFFHGMDGSELPIVVSHGEGRALFSSPNSLQTLTESGMVPLRYIDNRGNVTEQYPYNPNGSPMGVAGVSSPDGRVVAMMPHPERTIMADITSYAPPEDLEQWGEFGPWLRMFRSARRWVG; encoded by the exons ATGCCGTACGAGGTCCTTGTCGGAGGCTCGTGCTACACGGCCCCGGATGCCCAGAAGCTGAGGGAGCTCATCAACAAGTCCAGCCCCTCCAAGGTCAAGGACATCCAGGGCCAATGGATCTACTATGTGAACCTGCAGGTGTCGTCCCACGACACTCTGGAGCAggtcgaggagctgctgcacgACGTCAAGGGCTGGGGGCTGGCTTCCGAGACTGCCGGCAATGCCATGACCATCTACGCAACGCCTCGCTACATTTCGCCATGGAGCTCCAAGGCCACCAGCATTGCGCATGTCTGTGGCCTGAGAGAGCGTGTCTTGCGCATTGAGAGGGGCCGTCGCATCTCCATTGAGTTTGAGGAGGCCTTGCCCGAAGGCGGAGATGCCGCGTTCCGCGATGTGCTTCACGACCGCATGACCGAGCTGTTCACCCCTCAGGCGCCGTCTTTGGTGCAGATGTTTGAGTCCAAGTCTTCGTCTCCTCTGGTTGCTGTCGACATCTTCGCGGACAAGGAGGATCCGATGCGGATTCTCAGAGAGTACAATCTCAAGATGGGTCTGAGCCTCGACGACTCTGAGATGCAGTATCTCGTCGACACTTTCACCAAGCTTGGACGGCCGCCTCACGATGTCGAGCTGTTCATGTTTGCCCAGGTTAACTCAGA GCATTGCCGACACAAGGTCTTCAACTCGGCTTGGACCATCGATGGCGTCGACCAAGATAAGAGCCTGTTTGAAATGATCAGGACGACTCACAAGACCACGCCTGATTTCACCGTTTCTGCTTACAGTGACAACGCGGCGGTTATTGAGGGCGATCATGCCAATGTTTGGGCGCCGGATTATTCCACCGGCTCATGGAAGCTCATTCCAGAAGTCGTCCATATCCTGACCAAGGTTGAG ACGCACAACCACCCCACGGCCATCTC ACCTTTCCCTGGAGCAGCCACCGGCTCAGGCGGAGAGATCAGAGATGAAGGCGCAGTCGGACGCGGTTCTACGACCAAGGCCGGCCTAAGCGGCTTTTGGGTCTCAGACCTGCTTATCCCTGACAACAAAGCGCCCTGGGAGGCTGACATTGGCCGGCCTCGCCACTATGCTAGCAGTTTGGACATTATGCTAGAGGCACCAATTGGTAGTGCGCGGTTCAACAACGAATTTGGCCGTCCCGCGCTCGCAGGTTGCTTCAGGACACTCCTCACACCTGAGGATGCTAATGATAGCTCCGATTTATCAGATGTTGCAAACTGGCGGGGCTATCACAAGCCCATTATGATTGCTGGTGGTATGGGAACTGTGCGACCTCAGCATGCTGAAAAAGAGCAGAGGCATGTTCGAGAGGGCGCCCATGTCATCGTTCTCGGAGGCCCTGCAATGCTCATTGGCCTGGGTGGCGGTGCCGCATCTAGCAGCGACTCTGCGGAAAGCAATGCGGATCTCGACTTTGCCAGTGTCCAGCGTGGTAACCCTGAA ATGGAACGACGCGCTCAAATGGTCATCAACACTTGCACTGCCCTGGGTGACCAGAACCCGATAGGCATGATCCACGATGTTGGCGCTGGTGGACTGTCCAATGCTCTCCCTGAGC TTGTGAAGGACGCTGGATTCGGAGGAAAATTTGAGCTTCGCCAAGTCGAGAGTATGGACCAGAGCATGAGCCCGTTGGAAATTTGGTGCAACGAAGCTCAAGAGCGATATGTCCTTCTTATTAACGCTGATGGCATGAACCGCTTCACGAGCATCTGCCGACGTGAGCGATGTGGATTTTCTGACGTCGGAACTGTGATCTCTAAAGATGAGCACGGAGCTACTAGTCTTATTCTCACCGACAGAGAGTCCAAGGAGTACCCCAGGCCGATTGACTTGCCCATGGATGCCCTGTTCCCTCCTAAGCGCTTATTGAAGAGAGACGTAGTCTCCAAGAAGCCCAACTTGCTTCCTTTCAATGCCTTGGCCAGCCTACAAAAGGCATATGGAGAACTGAGCGGAGCCGACTTGTTTAAGAAGGCTGTTGAGCGCGTCTTCTTAATGCCAGCAGTTGGCTCCAAATCATTCTTGATAACCATCGGCGATCGAACTGTCGGCGGTCTCACTGTGCGCGATCAGATGGTTGGACCTTGGCAAACCCCAGTTGCCGACGTTGCGGTAACAGCCACGTCGTTCCACCTTGATACCAAGCAAAAGACTGGTGAGGCCATGGCAATGGGAGAGAAGCCTACGCTTGCCCTGATTGATCCTGCTGCTTCGGCGAGAATGGCCATTGCTGAAAGTTTGATGAACATTGGTGCTGCCGACGTTACAGCCGATCTGCGACGCGTTAAACTCTCTGCCAACTGGATGGCTGCTGTGAATCACGCTGGTGAAGGAGCTGCTCTGTATGAAGCAGTCCAAGCAGCTATGGAAATGTGCACCAGACTCAAGGTCAGCATTCCTGTCGGCAAGGATTCAACGTCAATGAAGGCATCGTggaaggatggagaggaatcAAAGAACGTCACGGCACCAGTCTCTGTGGTCATTTCCGCCTTTTCTACCGTGCGTGAGATTCGCAGCACTTGGACTCCCCAGCTTCGCAGAGTGGAAGACGTTGGGGAGACTGCTCTCATGTTTGTCGATCTTGCAGAGGGACGAAGAGCCATGGGTGGCTCAGCACTCGCACAGTCTCTCGGCGCTATTGGTGACAAGGCGCCCGACATGAAGAACTTTGATCTCATCACGGACTACTTTGATGCCCTGTCTCAGCTCCACAGAAGCGGCGTTGTCCTCGCTTATCACGATAGGTCTGACGGTGGTCTCATCGCGACCGTAGCGGAAATGATGTTTGCTGGTCGCTGCGGTGTCGACATGATGCTGGATGGAATCTCCAAGTCGGGCAACCCCGAAGATATCATCGATGCCATGTTCAACGAGGAGATTGGTGCTGTCTTCCAGATCCGCGCTGAAGATGAAATCAACTTCAAGCGGTGCTTCGCTACCTGCGGACCTCCACCCGGCCTAATCCGCAAGTTTGGTGTCGTTCGAACAACAGGCAAACAAAACCTGAACATTCGCTATGGAGGCACAACTTTCACCACCCTTGATCGAACCGAGATGCAGCAGTGGTGGTCCAAGACGTCTTTTGAGATGCAAAAGATTAGAGACAACTCTGCTTGTGCAGAGTCTGAATTCTCGACCATCGCTGACTCTACGGACCCCGGCCTTTCCTACAAGTTGTCATTCAATCCTGCCGAGAATATTCTTCCTCTGACGTCCTCCATCACCGGCTTCTTTGGCAAAACTCACCGCGTTGCTATTCTCAGAGAGCAGGGCGTCAATGGTTATGCAGAGCTGGCCTACGCTTTCAAGGCGGCCGGCTTTGAGCCAATTGACGTCCACATGACTGACATTTTGGACGGCCGCTCACTTGCCGACTTCACCGGTTTAGCAGCTCCTGGTGGCTTCTCGTACGGTGACGTGCTCGGCGCTGGCCAGGGTTGGGCCAAGTCGATTCTGATGCACGACAACACTCGCAGGGAGTTtgccgccttcttcaagcGCCCCGACACCTTTGCGCTGGGTGTGTGCAACGGCTGCCAGATGCTCACCAGAATCAAGGAACTGATCCCCGGCGCCAAGGACTGGCCCAACTTTGTGGACAACACCAGCGAGCAGTTCGAGGCCCGCTACAGCATGGTCAAGGTGCAAGTCGACAAGTCCAAGCcctccgtcttcttccacgGCATGGACGGCTCCGAGCTGCCCATTGTCGTGTCCCACGGAGAGGGCCGCGCCTTGTTCTCCTCGCCCAACTCCCTCCAGACCCTGACAGAGTCCGGCATGGTCCCCCTGCGGTACATTGACAACCGCGGCAACGTGACGGAGCAGTACCCCTACAACCCCAACGGCAGCCCGATGGGTGTTGCTGGTGTGTCGAGCCCCGATGGCCGTGTCGTGGCCATGATGCCTCACCCCGAGCGTACCATCATGGCGGATATTACCAGCTATGCACCTCCGGAGGATCTTGAGCAATGGGGCGAGTTTGGTCCTTGGCTGAGGATGTTCCGCAGTGCCCGCAGATGGGTTGGTTAG